The genomic DNA TTTCGCGCTGGTGTTCCTGGTGGCGCGGGCGTTCTCCTCGGGCTCGGCAGCGCTGACCGGTGTCGAGGCGATCAGCAATGGTGTGCCGGCATTCCGGAAGCCCAAGTCACGTAATGCGGCAACCACCCTGCTGCTGCTCGGGGTGATCTCGGTCACGCTGTTCATGGGCATCATCATGTTGGCCAAGGCCACCGGGGTGAAGATGGCGGAACGCCCGCACGAGCAGTTGATCGGTGCGCCGCCGGGGTACCACCAGAAGACGCTGATCGCCCAACTCGCCGATGCTGTGTTCCACAACTTCCCGGTAGGCCTGTACCTGATCGCCGGGGTCACGGCGCTGATCCTGATGCTGGCCGCCAACACTGCCTTCAACGGATTCCCGGTGCTCGGGTCGATCCTGGCCCAGGACCGGTTCCTGCCGCGACAGTTGCACACCCGGGGTGACCGGCTGGCGTTCTCCAACGGCATCCTGTTCCTGGCCTTCGCCGCCATGGCATTCGTGGTGGCGTTCCGCGCCGAGGTGACGGCGCTGATCCAGCTGTACATCGTCGGCGTGTTCGTGTCGTTCACGCTCAGCCAGATCGGCATGGTCCGGCACTGGACCCGGTTGTTGCGCACGGAAACCGATCCGGCGGTGCGGCGGAACATGATGCGCTCGCGCGTCATCAACGCGATCGGACTGACCGCGACCGGTTCGGTGCTGGTGGTCGTGGTGGTGACCAAGTTCCTCGCCGGTGCCTGGATCGCGATCCTGGCGATGGGCGCCCTTTTCGTGGTCATGAAGCTCATCCACAAGCACTACGAGACCGTGGCCCGTGAGCTCGAGAAGGAGGACGAGGACGCGGGCGACATCGTGCTGCCGAGCCGCAACCACGCGGTGGTCCTGGTCTCGAAGCTGCACCTGCCGACCAAGCGGGCGCTGGCCTATGCGCGAGCGACCCGGCCGGACGTGCTGGAGGCGATCACGGTGAGCGTCGACGACGCCGAGACCCGCGCGCTGGTGCACCGGTGGGAGGACAGCGATATCAGTGTGCCGCTGAAGGTGATCGCCTCGCCCTACCGTGAAATCACCCGGCCGGTACTGGATTACGTCAAG from Mycobacterium sp. DL440 includes the following:
- a CDS encoding APC family permease; the protein is MVLGRPFRSDKLSHTLLPKRIALPVFASDALSSVAYAPEEIFLVLSVAGLTAYSLTPWIGLAVAGVMLIVIASYRQNVHAYPSGGGDYEVVTTNLGPTAGLTVASALMVDYVLTVAVSMSSAMSNIGSAVPFVGQHKVLFAVVAILLLASMNLRGLRESGTAFAIPTYAFMIGIYIMLGWGLFQIYVLGHPLRAESAGFEMHPEHGEVLGFALVFLVARAFSSGSAALTGVEAISNGVPAFRKPKSRNAATTLLLLGVISVTLFMGIIMLAKATGVKMAERPHEQLIGAPPGYHQKTLIAQLADAVFHNFPVGLYLIAGVTALILMLAANTAFNGFPVLGSILAQDRFLPRQLHTRGDRLAFSNGILFLAFAAMAFVVAFRAEVTALIQLYIVGVFVSFTLSQIGMVRHWTRLLRTETDPAVRRNMMRSRVINAIGLTATGSVLVVVVVTKFLAGAWIAILAMGALFVVMKLIHKHYETVARELEKEDEDAGDIVLPSRNHAVVLVSKLHLPTKRALAYARATRPDVLEAITVSVDDAETRALVHRWEDSDISVPLKVIASPYREITRPVLDYVKRVTKESPRTVVTVFIPEYVVGHWWEQVLHNQSALRLKGRLLFMPNVMVTSVPWQLDSSERLKALQPRVTPGDARRGFLE